In a genomic window of Chroicocephalus ridibundus chromosome 14, bChrRid1.1, whole genome shotgun sequence:
- the PECAM1 gene encoding platelet endothelial cell adhesion molecule isoform X1, translating to MYLALLVIFLQCSELYTQEKVFTFNKVEIKVQPSFKVKNGDPMSIVCHADISKSTDFQLKHNFTIFKDGKVVFTTVSGKGDARYEISVARSSDTGVYECTVEAGGKTKSSNSLRVWVKGMTKPILTVEKKEVLEGEVVKLRCELPEEEPPLYFYFWKTKMNSTPKEKDVFEPYRNFSVVEFAVEEGDNILQFDCFVKRYVQSEFESSEHSNKTLVTVREPFIKPALSVKPSSNITEGDRIQFECSTVVARMRDIEIILQKNKTILSSVRDEKILKYSAVATLEDSGEYLCKVEQGKASKTTKLNVDVSELFPKPILSASMNKLDENKELTLSCSVSGFRKANFSILRKNSNGDVWLKNFRNLTMRVDVNDTGSYICKAEVKGIVKESKPVRINVYAPVSKPTLSVVSGLPEVVLGKPLRLICRSATGTPPITFTFYKGNEVKKTVINDTYATFLDENIRQNDKRGYKCDAKNNHSSGVKTSNILNITVIVPIRNASLGSVPYGVVEDGSEAAFLCSVNEGSWPILFRIFRKTDHEVLLFEKSENADRVMWRKEAMHRQDTGTYYCMASNRANVDVKSHPITISVILASWQKGIIAAFVLIPIAGAVIFTLWWFLWKKKKAKGPSMEMSGSALATNMTSEKLSRQHNDGDYYSGSGYIEDSENHMKSTDESKGPDLESAEVEYTEVEVSTLDPHRAPVQKGTETVYSEIRKANNDSVENRHSRIQGHPDAT from the exons ATGTATCTTGCTCTTCTGGTGATTTTCTTGCAGT gttCAGAACTTTACACTCAGGAGAAAG ttTTTACTTTCAACAAAGTTGAAATCAAGGTTCAGCCGTCTTTCAAAGTAAAGAACGGAGATCCTATGTCAATTGTCTGCCATGCTGATATTAGCAAAAGTACCGATTTCCAGCTGAAGCataattttacaatttttaaggATGGCAAAGTTGTGTTCACGACTGTATCAGGCAAAGGAGATGCACGATATGAAATATCTGTGGCTAGATCTTCAGATACAGGAGTCTATGAATGTACTGTGGAAGCAGGTGGAAAGACAAAATCTAGTAACTCCTTACGTGTTTGGGTAAAAG GAATGACCAAACCAATCCTGACTGTtgagaaaaaagaagttttagaGGGTGAAGTTGTGAAATTACGTTGTGAGCTGCCAGAAGAAGAACCTCCTTTATATTTCTATTTCTGGAAGACAAAGATGAATTCAACACctaaagaaaaagatgtatttgaaCCATACAGAAATTTTTCAGTAGTGGAATTTGCTGTTGAGGAGGGAGATAATATTTTACAATTTGATTGCTTTGTTAAGAGATATGTACAATCAGAATTTGAAAGCTCAGAACACAGCAATAAAACACTTGTTACAGTCAGGG AACCATTTATAAAGCCTGCTCTGAGCGTCAAGCCCTCAAGTAATATTACAGAAGGAGACAGAATACAGTTTGAATGCTCAACTGTGGTAGCCCGAATGCGTGACATTGAAATCAtactccagaaaaacaaaacaatactgAGCAGTGTACGAGATgagaaaattttgaaatactCTGCAGTAGCTACTCTAGAGGACAGTGGTGAATACCTCTGTAAGGTGGAGCAAGGGAAAGCATCTAAAACCACCAAACTGAATGTTGATGTGTCAG AGTTATTCCCCAAGCCAATATTGTCTGCTTCTATGAATAAGCTGgatgaaaataaagaattaacTTTGAGTTGCAGCGTTAGTGGTTTTCGGAAAGCTAACTTCTCTATATTACGTAAAAACTCAAATGGAGATGTCTGGTTGAAAAATTTTAGAAACTTAACAATGAGAGTTGATGTGAATGATACTGGATCCTATATCTGTAAAGCTGAAGTAAAAGGAATAGTCAAGGAGAGCAAACCTGTAAGGATAAATGTTTATG CTCCAGTCTCCAAGCCAACTCTTTCTGTTGTCAGTGGTTTGCCAGAGGTGGTGTTAGGGAAGCCTCTACGGTTAATCTGTCGTTCAGCGACGGGAACGCCGCCAATAACATTCACGTTCTACAAAGGAAACGAAGTTAAGAAAACAGTAATTAATGACACATATGCTACGTTCTTGGATGAAAATATTAGACAAAATGACAAAAGAGGATACAAGTGTGATGCTAAAAATAATCACTCCAGTGGTGTGAAAACTAGCAATATTCTAAACATCACAGTAATAG TACCAATCAGGAATGCCAGCTTGGGCAGTGTTCCATATGGAGTAGTGGAAGACGGCAGTgaggctgcttttctctgctctgtgaaTGAAGGATCTTGGCCAATCCTCTTCAGGATTTTTAGAAAAACTGACCATGAAGTTCTTCtatttgaaaaaagtgaaaatgcagaCAGAGTCATGTGGCGCAAGGAAGCAATGCACAGGCAGGACACAGGGACATACTACTGCATGGCTTCTAATCGAGCAAATGTGGATGTGAAAAGCCATCCAATAACCATTAGTG TCATCTTAGCATCTTGGCAGAAAGGAATCATTGCTGCGTTTGTCCTAATACCTATCGCAGGAGCAGTAATTTTCACTTTATGGTGGTttttgtggaagaagaaaaagg CTAAAGGACCATCCATGGAGATGTCTGG TTCTGCCTTGGCTACAAACATGACAAGTGAAAAACTGTCAAGACAGCACAATGATGGGGACTACTATTCAG gCTCAGGTTACATTGAAGATAGTGAAAATCACATGAAGTCAACAGATGAGAGTAAAG GACCTGACCTTGAGAGTGCTGAGGTGGAATACACTGAAGTTGAAGTATCAACGCTTGATCCTCACAGAG
- the PECAM1 gene encoding platelet endothelial cell adhesion molecule isoform X4, with translation MYLALLVIFLQCSELYTQEKVFTFNKVEIKVQPSFKVKNGDPMSIVCHADISKSTDFQLKHNFTIFKDGKVVFTTVSGKGDARYEISVARSSDTGVYECTVEAGGKTKSSNSLRVWVKGMTKPILTVEKKEVLEGEVVKLRCELPEEEPPLYFYFWKTKMNSTPKEKDVFEPYRNFSVVEFAVEEGDNILQFDCFVKRYVQSEFESSEHSNKTLVTVREPFIKPALSVKPSSNITEGDRIQFECSTVVARMRDIEIILQKNKTILSSVRDEKILKYSAVATLEDSGEYLCKVEQGKASKTTKLNVDVSELFPKPILSASMNKLDENKELTLSCSVSGFRKANFSILRKNSNGDVWLKNFRNLTMRVDVNDTGSYICKAEVKGIVKESKPVRINVYAPVSKPTLSVVSGLPEVVLGKPLRLICRSATGTPPITFTFYKGNEVKKTVINDTYATFLDENIRQNDKRGYKCDAKNNHSSGVKTSNILNITVIVPIRNASLGSVPYGVVEDGSEAAFLCSVNEGSWPILFRIFRKTDHEVLLFEKSENADRVMWRKEAMHRQDTGTYYCMASNRANVDVKSHPITISVILASWQKGIIAAFVLIPIAGAVIFTLWWFLWKKKKAKGPSMEMSGSALATNMTSEKLSRQHNDGDYYSGSGYIEDSENHMKSTDESKGPDLESAEVEYTEVEVSTLDPHRENTRAS, from the exons ATGTATCTTGCTCTTCTGGTGATTTTCTTGCAGT gttCAGAACTTTACACTCAGGAGAAAG ttTTTACTTTCAACAAAGTTGAAATCAAGGTTCAGCCGTCTTTCAAAGTAAAGAACGGAGATCCTATGTCAATTGTCTGCCATGCTGATATTAGCAAAAGTACCGATTTCCAGCTGAAGCataattttacaatttttaaggATGGCAAAGTTGTGTTCACGACTGTATCAGGCAAAGGAGATGCACGATATGAAATATCTGTGGCTAGATCTTCAGATACAGGAGTCTATGAATGTACTGTGGAAGCAGGTGGAAAGACAAAATCTAGTAACTCCTTACGTGTTTGGGTAAAAG GAATGACCAAACCAATCCTGACTGTtgagaaaaaagaagttttagaGGGTGAAGTTGTGAAATTACGTTGTGAGCTGCCAGAAGAAGAACCTCCTTTATATTTCTATTTCTGGAAGACAAAGATGAATTCAACACctaaagaaaaagatgtatttgaaCCATACAGAAATTTTTCAGTAGTGGAATTTGCTGTTGAGGAGGGAGATAATATTTTACAATTTGATTGCTTTGTTAAGAGATATGTACAATCAGAATTTGAAAGCTCAGAACACAGCAATAAAACACTTGTTACAGTCAGGG AACCATTTATAAAGCCTGCTCTGAGCGTCAAGCCCTCAAGTAATATTACAGAAGGAGACAGAATACAGTTTGAATGCTCAACTGTGGTAGCCCGAATGCGTGACATTGAAATCAtactccagaaaaacaaaacaatactgAGCAGTGTACGAGATgagaaaattttgaaatactCTGCAGTAGCTACTCTAGAGGACAGTGGTGAATACCTCTGTAAGGTGGAGCAAGGGAAAGCATCTAAAACCACCAAACTGAATGTTGATGTGTCAG AGTTATTCCCCAAGCCAATATTGTCTGCTTCTATGAATAAGCTGgatgaaaataaagaattaacTTTGAGTTGCAGCGTTAGTGGTTTTCGGAAAGCTAACTTCTCTATATTACGTAAAAACTCAAATGGAGATGTCTGGTTGAAAAATTTTAGAAACTTAACAATGAGAGTTGATGTGAATGATACTGGATCCTATATCTGTAAAGCTGAAGTAAAAGGAATAGTCAAGGAGAGCAAACCTGTAAGGATAAATGTTTATG CTCCAGTCTCCAAGCCAACTCTTTCTGTTGTCAGTGGTTTGCCAGAGGTGGTGTTAGGGAAGCCTCTACGGTTAATCTGTCGTTCAGCGACGGGAACGCCGCCAATAACATTCACGTTCTACAAAGGAAACGAAGTTAAGAAAACAGTAATTAATGACACATATGCTACGTTCTTGGATGAAAATATTAGACAAAATGACAAAAGAGGATACAAGTGTGATGCTAAAAATAATCACTCCAGTGGTGTGAAAACTAGCAATATTCTAAACATCACAGTAATAG TACCAATCAGGAATGCCAGCTTGGGCAGTGTTCCATATGGAGTAGTGGAAGACGGCAGTgaggctgcttttctctgctctgtgaaTGAAGGATCTTGGCCAATCCTCTTCAGGATTTTTAGAAAAACTGACCATGAAGTTCTTCtatttgaaaaaagtgaaaatgcagaCAGAGTCATGTGGCGCAAGGAAGCAATGCACAGGCAGGACACAGGGACATACTACTGCATGGCTTCTAATCGAGCAAATGTGGATGTGAAAAGCCATCCAATAACCATTAGTG TCATCTTAGCATCTTGGCAGAAAGGAATCATTGCTGCGTTTGTCCTAATACCTATCGCAGGAGCAGTAATTTTCACTTTATGGTGGTttttgtggaagaagaaaaagg CTAAAGGACCATCCATGGAGATGTCTGG TTCTGCCTTGGCTACAAACATGACAAGTGAAAAACTGTCAAGACAGCACAATGATGGGGACTACTATTCAG gCTCAGGTTACATTGAAGATAGTGAAAATCACATGAAGTCAACAGATGAGAGTAAAG GACCTGACCTTGAGAGTGCTGAGGTGGAATACACTGAAGTTGAAGTATCAACGCTTGATCCTCACAGAG
- the PECAM1 gene encoding platelet endothelial cell adhesion molecule isoform X2: protein MYLALLVIFLQCSELYTQEKVFTFNKVEIKVQPSFKVKNGDPMSIVCHADISKSTDFQLKHNFTIFKDGKVVFTTVSGKGDARYEISVARSSDTGVYECTVEAGGKTKSSNSLRVWVKGMTKPILTVEKKEVLEGEVVKLRCELPEEEPPLYFYFWKTKMNSTPKEKDVFEPYRNFSVVEFAVEEGDNILQFDCFVKRYVQSEFESSEHSNKTLVTVREPFIKPALSVKPSSNITEGDRIQFECSTVVARMRDIEIILQKNKTILSSVRDEKILKYSAVATLEDSGEYLCKVEQGKASKTTKLNVDVSELFPKPILSASMNKLDENKELTLSCSVSGFRKANFSILRKNSNGDVWLKNFRNLTMRVDVNDTGSYICKAEVKGIVKESKPVRINVYAPVSKPTLSVVSGLPEVVLGKPLRLICRSATGTPPITFTFYKGNEVKKTVINDTYATFLDENIRQNDKRGYKCDAKNNHSSGVKTSNILNITVIVPIRNASLGSVPYGVVEDGSEAAFLCSVNEGSWPILFRIFRKTDHEVLLFEKSENADRVMWRKEAMHRQDTGTYYCMASNRANVDVKSHPITISVILASWQKGIIAAFVLIPIAGAVIFTLWWFLWKKKKAKGPSMEMSGSALATNMTSEKLSRQHNDGDYYSGSGYIEDSENHMKSTDESKGPDLESAEVEYTEVEVSTLDPHRDSVENRHSRIQGHPDAT from the exons ATGTATCTTGCTCTTCTGGTGATTTTCTTGCAGT gttCAGAACTTTACACTCAGGAGAAAG ttTTTACTTTCAACAAAGTTGAAATCAAGGTTCAGCCGTCTTTCAAAGTAAAGAACGGAGATCCTATGTCAATTGTCTGCCATGCTGATATTAGCAAAAGTACCGATTTCCAGCTGAAGCataattttacaatttttaaggATGGCAAAGTTGTGTTCACGACTGTATCAGGCAAAGGAGATGCACGATATGAAATATCTGTGGCTAGATCTTCAGATACAGGAGTCTATGAATGTACTGTGGAAGCAGGTGGAAAGACAAAATCTAGTAACTCCTTACGTGTTTGGGTAAAAG GAATGACCAAACCAATCCTGACTGTtgagaaaaaagaagttttagaGGGTGAAGTTGTGAAATTACGTTGTGAGCTGCCAGAAGAAGAACCTCCTTTATATTTCTATTTCTGGAAGACAAAGATGAATTCAACACctaaagaaaaagatgtatttgaaCCATACAGAAATTTTTCAGTAGTGGAATTTGCTGTTGAGGAGGGAGATAATATTTTACAATTTGATTGCTTTGTTAAGAGATATGTACAATCAGAATTTGAAAGCTCAGAACACAGCAATAAAACACTTGTTACAGTCAGGG AACCATTTATAAAGCCTGCTCTGAGCGTCAAGCCCTCAAGTAATATTACAGAAGGAGACAGAATACAGTTTGAATGCTCAACTGTGGTAGCCCGAATGCGTGACATTGAAATCAtactccagaaaaacaaaacaatactgAGCAGTGTACGAGATgagaaaattttgaaatactCTGCAGTAGCTACTCTAGAGGACAGTGGTGAATACCTCTGTAAGGTGGAGCAAGGGAAAGCATCTAAAACCACCAAACTGAATGTTGATGTGTCAG AGTTATTCCCCAAGCCAATATTGTCTGCTTCTATGAATAAGCTGgatgaaaataaagaattaacTTTGAGTTGCAGCGTTAGTGGTTTTCGGAAAGCTAACTTCTCTATATTACGTAAAAACTCAAATGGAGATGTCTGGTTGAAAAATTTTAGAAACTTAACAATGAGAGTTGATGTGAATGATACTGGATCCTATATCTGTAAAGCTGAAGTAAAAGGAATAGTCAAGGAGAGCAAACCTGTAAGGATAAATGTTTATG CTCCAGTCTCCAAGCCAACTCTTTCTGTTGTCAGTGGTTTGCCAGAGGTGGTGTTAGGGAAGCCTCTACGGTTAATCTGTCGTTCAGCGACGGGAACGCCGCCAATAACATTCACGTTCTACAAAGGAAACGAAGTTAAGAAAACAGTAATTAATGACACATATGCTACGTTCTTGGATGAAAATATTAGACAAAATGACAAAAGAGGATACAAGTGTGATGCTAAAAATAATCACTCCAGTGGTGTGAAAACTAGCAATATTCTAAACATCACAGTAATAG TACCAATCAGGAATGCCAGCTTGGGCAGTGTTCCATATGGAGTAGTGGAAGACGGCAGTgaggctgcttttctctgctctgtgaaTGAAGGATCTTGGCCAATCCTCTTCAGGATTTTTAGAAAAACTGACCATGAAGTTCTTCtatttgaaaaaagtgaaaatgcagaCAGAGTCATGTGGCGCAAGGAAGCAATGCACAGGCAGGACACAGGGACATACTACTGCATGGCTTCTAATCGAGCAAATGTGGATGTGAAAAGCCATCCAATAACCATTAGTG TCATCTTAGCATCTTGGCAGAAAGGAATCATTGCTGCGTTTGTCCTAATACCTATCGCAGGAGCAGTAATTTTCACTTTATGGTGGTttttgtggaagaagaaaaagg CTAAAGGACCATCCATGGAGATGTCTGG TTCTGCCTTGGCTACAAACATGACAAGTGAAAAACTGTCAAGACAGCACAATGATGGGGACTACTATTCAG gCTCAGGTTACATTGAAGATAGTGAAAATCACATGAAGTCAACAGATGAGAGTAAAG GACCTGACCTTGAGAGTGCTGAGGTGGAATACACTGAAGTTGAAGTATCAACGCTTGATCCTCACAGAG
- the PECAM1 gene encoding platelet endothelial cell adhesion molecule isoform X6 — protein MYLALLVIFLQCSELYTQEKVFTFNKVEIKVQPSFKVKNGDPMSIVCHADISKSTDFQLKHNFTIFKDGKVVFTTVSGKGDARYEISVARSSDTGVYECTVEAGGKTKSSNSLRVWVKGMTKPILTVEKKEVLEGEVVKLRCELPEEEPPLYFYFWKTKMNSTPKEKDVFEPYRNFSVVEFAVEEGDNILQFDCFVKRYVQSEFESSEHSNKTLVTVREPFIKPALSVKPSSNITEGDRIQFECSTVVARMRDIEIILQKNKTILSSVRDEKILKYSAVATLEDSGEYLCKVEQGKASKTTKLNVDVSELFPKPILSASMNKLDENKELTLSCSVSGFRKANFSILRKNSNGDVWLKNFRNLTMRVDVNDTGSYICKAEVKGIVKESKPVRINVYAPVSKPTLSVVSGLPEVVLGKPLRLICRSATGTPPITFTFYKGNEVKKTVINDTYATFLDENIRQNDKRGYKCDAKNNHSSGVKTSNILNITVIVPIRNASLGSVPYGVVEDGSEAAFLCSVNEGSWPILFRIFRKTDHEVLLFEKSENADRVMWRKEAMHRQDTGTYYCMASNRANVDVKSHPITISVILASWQKGIIAAFVLIPIAGAVIFTLWWFLWKKKKAKGPSMEMSGSALATNMTSEKLSRQHNDGDYYSGSGYIEDSENHMKSTDESKENTRAS, from the exons ATGTATCTTGCTCTTCTGGTGATTTTCTTGCAGT gttCAGAACTTTACACTCAGGAGAAAG ttTTTACTTTCAACAAAGTTGAAATCAAGGTTCAGCCGTCTTTCAAAGTAAAGAACGGAGATCCTATGTCAATTGTCTGCCATGCTGATATTAGCAAAAGTACCGATTTCCAGCTGAAGCataattttacaatttttaaggATGGCAAAGTTGTGTTCACGACTGTATCAGGCAAAGGAGATGCACGATATGAAATATCTGTGGCTAGATCTTCAGATACAGGAGTCTATGAATGTACTGTGGAAGCAGGTGGAAAGACAAAATCTAGTAACTCCTTACGTGTTTGGGTAAAAG GAATGACCAAACCAATCCTGACTGTtgagaaaaaagaagttttagaGGGTGAAGTTGTGAAATTACGTTGTGAGCTGCCAGAAGAAGAACCTCCTTTATATTTCTATTTCTGGAAGACAAAGATGAATTCAACACctaaagaaaaagatgtatttgaaCCATACAGAAATTTTTCAGTAGTGGAATTTGCTGTTGAGGAGGGAGATAATATTTTACAATTTGATTGCTTTGTTAAGAGATATGTACAATCAGAATTTGAAAGCTCAGAACACAGCAATAAAACACTTGTTACAGTCAGGG AACCATTTATAAAGCCTGCTCTGAGCGTCAAGCCCTCAAGTAATATTACAGAAGGAGACAGAATACAGTTTGAATGCTCAACTGTGGTAGCCCGAATGCGTGACATTGAAATCAtactccagaaaaacaaaacaatactgAGCAGTGTACGAGATgagaaaattttgaaatactCTGCAGTAGCTACTCTAGAGGACAGTGGTGAATACCTCTGTAAGGTGGAGCAAGGGAAAGCATCTAAAACCACCAAACTGAATGTTGATGTGTCAG AGTTATTCCCCAAGCCAATATTGTCTGCTTCTATGAATAAGCTGgatgaaaataaagaattaacTTTGAGTTGCAGCGTTAGTGGTTTTCGGAAAGCTAACTTCTCTATATTACGTAAAAACTCAAATGGAGATGTCTGGTTGAAAAATTTTAGAAACTTAACAATGAGAGTTGATGTGAATGATACTGGATCCTATATCTGTAAAGCTGAAGTAAAAGGAATAGTCAAGGAGAGCAAACCTGTAAGGATAAATGTTTATG CTCCAGTCTCCAAGCCAACTCTTTCTGTTGTCAGTGGTTTGCCAGAGGTGGTGTTAGGGAAGCCTCTACGGTTAATCTGTCGTTCAGCGACGGGAACGCCGCCAATAACATTCACGTTCTACAAAGGAAACGAAGTTAAGAAAACAGTAATTAATGACACATATGCTACGTTCTTGGATGAAAATATTAGACAAAATGACAAAAGAGGATACAAGTGTGATGCTAAAAATAATCACTCCAGTGGTGTGAAAACTAGCAATATTCTAAACATCACAGTAATAG TACCAATCAGGAATGCCAGCTTGGGCAGTGTTCCATATGGAGTAGTGGAAGACGGCAGTgaggctgcttttctctgctctgtgaaTGAAGGATCTTGGCCAATCCTCTTCAGGATTTTTAGAAAAACTGACCATGAAGTTCTTCtatttgaaaaaagtgaaaatgcagaCAGAGTCATGTGGCGCAAGGAAGCAATGCACAGGCAGGACACAGGGACATACTACTGCATGGCTTCTAATCGAGCAAATGTGGATGTGAAAAGCCATCCAATAACCATTAGTG TCATCTTAGCATCTTGGCAGAAAGGAATCATTGCTGCGTTTGTCCTAATACCTATCGCAGGAGCAGTAATTTTCACTTTATGGTGGTttttgtggaagaagaaaaagg CTAAAGGACCATCCATGGAGATGTCTGG TTCTGCCTTGGCTACAAACATGACAAGTGAAAAACTGTCAAGACAGCACAATGATGGGGACTACTATTCAG gCTCAGGTTACATTGAAGATAGTGAAAATCACATGAAGTCAACAGATGAGAGTAAAG
- the PECAM1 gene encoding platelet endothelial cell adhesion molecule isoform X5, with the protein MYLALLVIFLQCSELYTQEKVFTFNKVEIKVQPSFKVKNGDPMSIVCHADISKSTDFQLKHNFTIFKDGKVVFTTVSGKGDARYEISVARSSDTGVYECTVEAGGKTKSSNSLRVWVKGMTKPILTVEKKEVLEGEVVKLRCELPEEEPPLYFYFWKTKMNSTPKEKDVFEPYRNFSVVEFAVEEGDNILQFDCFVKRYVQSEFESSEHSNKTLVTVREPFIKPALSVKPSSNITEGDRIQFECSTVVARMRDIEIILQKNKTILSSVRDEKILKYSAVATLEDSGEYLCKVEQGKASKTTKLNVDVSELFPKPILSASMNKLDENKELTLSCSVSGFRKANFSILRKNSNGDVWLKNFRNLTMRVDVNDTGSYICKAEVKGIVKESKPVRINVYAPVSKPTLSVVSGLPEVVLGKPLRLICRSATGTPPITFTFYKGNEVKKTVINDTYATFLDENIRQNDKRGYKCDAKNNHSSGVKTSNILNITVIVPIRNASLGSVPYGVVEDGSEAAFLCSVNEGSWPILFRIFRKTDHEVLLFEKSENADRVMWRKEAMHRQDTGTYYCMASNRANVDVKSHPITISVILASWQKGIIAAFVLIPIAGAVIFTLWWFLWKKKKAKGPSMEMSGSALATNMTSEKLSRQHNDGDYYSGSGYIEDSENHMKSTDESKDSVENRHSRIQGHPDAT; encoded by the exons ATGTATCTTGCTCTTCTGGTGATTTTCTTGCAGT gttCAGAACTTTACACTCAGGAGAAAG ttTTTACTTTCAACAAAGTTGAAATCAAGGTTCAGCCGTCTTTCAAAGTAAAGAACGGAGATCCTATGTCAATTGTCTGCCATGCTGATATTAGCAAAAGTACCGATTTCCAGCTGAAGCataattttacaatttttaaggATGGCAAAGTTGTGTTCACGACTGTATCAGGCAAAGGAGATGCACGATATGAAATATCTGTGGCTAGATCTTCAGATACAGGAGTCTATGAATGTACTGTGGAAGCAGGTGGAAAGACAAAATCTAGTAACTCCTTACGTGTTTGGGTAAAAG GAATGACCAAACCAATCCTGACTGTtgagaaaaaagaagttttagaGGGTGAAGTTGTGAAATTACGTTGTGAGCTGCCAGAAGAAGAACCTCCTTTATATTTCTATTTCTGGAAGACAAAGATGAATTCAACACctaaagaaaaagatgtatttgaaCCATACAGAAATTTTTCAGTAGTGGAATTTGCTGTTGAGGAGGGAGATAATATTTTACAATTTGATTGCTTTGTTAAGAGATATGTACAATCAGAATTTGAAAGCTCAGAACACAGCAATAAAACACTTGTTACAGTCAGGG AACCATTTATAAAGCCTGCTCTGAGCGTCAAGCCCTCAAGTAATATTACAGAAGGAGACAGAATACAGTTTGAATGCTCAACTGTGGTAGCCCGAATGCGTGACATTGAAATCAtactccagaaaaacaaaacaatactgAGCAGTGTACGAGATgagaaaattttgaaatactCTGCAGTAGCTACTCTAGAGGACAGTGGTGAATACCTCTGTAAGGTGGAGCAAGGGAAAGCATCTAAAACCACCAAACTGAATGTTGATGTGTCAG AGTTATTCCCCAAGCCAATATTGTCTGCTTCTATGAATAAGCTGgatgaaaataaagaattaacTTTGAGTTGCAGCGTTAGTGGTTTTCGGAAAGCTAACTTCTCTATATTACGTAAAAACTCAAATGGAGATGTCTGGTTGAAAAATTTTAGAAACTTAACAATGAGAGTTGATGTGAATGATACTGGATCCTATATCTGTAAAGCTGAAGTAAAAGGAATAGTCAAGGAGAGCAAACCTGTAAGGATAAATGTTTATG CTCCAGTCTCCAAGCCAACTCTTTCTGTTGTCAGTGGTTTGCCAGAGGTGGTGTTAGGGAAGCCTCTACGGTTAATCTGTCGTTCAGCGACGGGAACGCCGCCAATAACATTCACGTTCTACAAAGGAAACGAAGTTAAGAAAACAGTAATTAATGACACATATGCTACGTTCTTGGATGAAAATATTAGACAAAATGACAAAAGAGGATACAAGTGTGATGCTAAAAATAATCACTCCAGTGGTGTGAAAACTAGCAATATTCTAAACATCACAGTAATAG TACCAATCAGGAATGCCAGCTTGGGCAGTGTTCCATATGGAGTAGTGGAAGACGGCAGTgaggctgcttttctctgctctgtgaaTGAAGGATCTTGGCCAATCCTCTTCAGGATTTTTAGAAAAACTGACCATGAAGTTCTTCtatttgaaaaaagtgaaaatgcagaCAGAGTCATGTGGCGCAAGGAAGCAATGCACAGGCAGGACACAGGGACATACTACTGCATGGCTTCTAATCGAGCAAATGTGGATGTGAAAAGCCATCCAATAACCATTAGTG TCATCTTAGCATCTTGGCAGAAAGGAATCATTGCTGCGTTTGTCCTAATACCTATCGCAGGAGCAGTAATTTTCACTTTATGGTGGTttttgtggaagaagaaaaagg CTAAAGGACCATCCATGGAGATGTCTGG TTCTGCCTTGGCTACAAACATGACAAGTGAAAAACTGTCAAGACAGCACAATGATGGGGACTACTATTCAG gCTCAGGTTACATTGAAGATAGTGAAAATCACATGAAGTCAACAGATGAGAGTAAAG